A part of Pantoea vagans genomic DNA contains:
- the recB gene encoding exodeoxyribonuclease V subunit beta, with protein MTQLPPVSLNPLTLPLRGERLIEASAGTGKTFTIGLLYLRLLLGLGGENAYSRPLSVEEILVVTFTEAATAELRGRIRENIHQLRLACIRGKSSNTMHQLLLEQMPDLSQAAAQLLAAERQMDEAAIFTIHGFCQRMLNLNAFESGMLFEQELIEDEQALLKQSTADFWRRQCYPLSLDVARIIAAEWSGPDSLLTTLRPWLQGESPSLKRPPAADETLASRHARNLARIEAIKQQWQALSADVEGMISASGVDKRSYSSKHLPNWVAKVTQWASSETLDYQLPKELERFGQQVLDEKTKKGDAPRHSLFEAIDQFLAEPLSLRDVIIAQALTDVRATVQREKRLRALLGFDDLLSKLDEALQQPGGVLLAETIRARFPVALIDEFQDTDPQQYRIFRTLYINQPEQALFLIGDPKQAIYAFRGADIFTYLRARSEVSAHYTLDTNWRSSPEMVGSVNRLFSQLDSPFLFSAIPFQPVKPAAPNESLKLIFDQQQQPALRFWLQPGEGVGNSDYQQFMAQQCAADISRWLVAGQQGRAWLGKDEALQPVRASDITVLVRSRNEAGLIRDALNALSIPSVYLSSRDSVYTTPEARELLWLLQAIQAPEQERLLRSALATSIFAIDAATLDALTQNEREWDALVEQFAVWQQLWHQRGVLPMLRDVMIKRQLAENMLASENGERRLTDLMHLGELLQEASVQLESPHALVRFLAQQIARPNSQASSQQLRLESDRHLVQIITIHKSKGLQYPLVWLPFAAGFREAASALYHDRDNFTALLDVQGDAQSLALAEEERLAEDLRLLYVALTRSVYHCSVGIAPLIKGTRKKEGESDLHKSALGYLVQQGQAADAQQLSQRLNALTGEGIALVEEDLLPGEMWRDAEQGDEALSSRDVTRALADVWRVTSYSGLQQHHSSPLLDALPNFDIDAAGEEENGEEAALTPHHFPRGAAPGTFLHGLFESIDFTEPPDRIWLEDQLQHNGYPLSWLPVIEQWIDRVLHTPLNAEGLTLSAIKSSERLIEMEFYLPINNLLTAADLDDLLRRHDTLSQQAAPLDFRQVRGMLKGFIDLVFRWQGKYYLLDYKSNWLGESHAAYTPEAMAQAMIGHRYDLQYQLYTLALHRYLQHRLPDYDYQHHFGGVFYLFLRGMDGSSPDNGIFATRPSEAFVEEIDALFGETGEML; from the coding sequence ATGACGCAGTTACCGCCCGTCTCGCTGAATCCTTTAACGCTGCCGCTCAGAGGCGAGCGGCTGATTGAGGCGTCAGCGGGCACCGGAAAAACCTTTACCATTGGTCTGCTCTATCTGCGCCTGCTGCTGGGGCTGGGCGGAGAAAACGCCTACAGCAGACCGCTTTCGGTAGAAGAAATTTTAGTGGTGACCTTCACCGAGGCCGCCACTGCGGAGCTGCGTGGACGCATCCGCGAGAATATTCATCAGTTGCGTCTGGCCTGTATCCGCGGCAAAAGCAGCAATACGATGCACCAGTTACTGCTGGAGCAGATGCCGGATCTGAGTCAGGCCGCCGCGCAGCTGCTGGCTGCTGAACGGCAGATGGATGAAGCCGCCATCTTCACCATTCACGGCTTCTGTCAGCGGATGCTTAATCTCAACGCCTTTGAATCGGGCATGCTGTTTGAGCAGGAGCTAATTGAAGATGAGCAGGCGCTGCTGAAACAGTCGACTGCCGACTTCTGGCGTCGTCAGTGCTACCCACTGAGTCTGGATGTCGCGCGGATTATTGCTGCGGAGTGGAGCGGGCCCGACAGCCTGCTGACTACGCTGCGTCCCTGGCTTCAGGGTGAATCACCCAGCCTGAAACGTCCGCCCGCAGCCGATGAGACGCTGGCATCACGTCACGCCCGTAACCTGGCGCGCATTGAGGCCATCAAGCAGCAGTGGCAGGCGCTTAGCGCCGATGTTGAAGGCATGATTAGTGCTTCTGGCGTGGATAAGCGCAGCTACAGCAGTAAACATCTGCCCAACTGGGTCGCAAAAGTCACGCAGTGGGCCAGCAGTGAGACGCTGGATTATCAGCTGCCGAAAGAGCTGGAACGCTTTGGTCAGCAGGTGCTGGACGAGAAAACCAAAAAAGGCGACGCACCACGACACTCGCTGTTTGAGGCGATCGATCAGTTTCTGGCAGAACCCTTGTCGCTGCGCGATGTGATTATCGCGCAGGCGCTGACCGATGTGCGTGCCACGGTGCAGCGTGAGAAGCGGTTACGCGCGCTGTTAGGCTTTGACGATCTGCTCAGTAAACTGGATGAGGCGTTGCAGCAGCCCGGCGGGGTGTTGCTGGCGGAAACCATCCGGGCGCGTTTCCCGGTGGCCCTGATTGATGAATTCCAGGATACCGATCCACAGCAGTATCGCATCTTCCGCACGCTCTATATTAATCAGCCGGAGCAGGCGCTGTTTCTGATTGGCGATCCCAAGCAGGCAATCTACGCGTTTCGCGGCGCAGATATTTTTACCTATCTGCGCGCCAGAAGCGAAGTCAGTGCTCACTACACACTGGATACTAACTGGCGTTCTTCACCTGAGATGGTCGGGAGCGTCAACCGCCTCTTCTCTCAGCTCGATTCACCTTTCCTGTTTTCGGCGATTCCCTTCCAGCCGGTTAAGCCCGCTGCGCCCAACGAGTCACTGAAGCTGATTTTTGATCAGCAGCAGCAACCCGCATTACGTTTCTGGCTGCAGCCTGGCGAGGGGGTCGGCAACAGCGACTACCAGCAGTTTATGGCGCAGCAGTGTGCCGCCGATATCAGCCGCTGGCTGGTGGCAGGACAGCAGGGACGAGCCTGGCTGGGTAAAGATGAGGCGCTGCAGCCGGTGCGGGCTTCCGATATCACCGTGCTGGTGCGCAGTCGCAATGAGGCCGGTTTAATCCGCGACGCGCTTAACGCGCTGTCGATTCCGTCGGTCTATCTCTCCAGCCGGGACAGCGTCTATACCACGCCGGAAGCGCGCGAATTACTCTGGTTGCTGCAGGCGATACAGGCACCGGAACAGGAACGGCTGCTGCGTAGCGCGCTGGCGACGTCGATTTTTGCCATCGATGCGGCGACGCTGGACGCGCTGACACAGAATGAGCGCGAATGGGATGCGCTGGTGGAGCAGTTTGCCGTCTGGCAGCAGCTGTGGCATCAGCGCGGCGTGTTACCGATGCTGCGTGATGTGATGATCAAGCGGCAACTGGCGGAGAATATGCTGGCCTCAGAGAATGGTGAACGTCGCCTGACTGACCTGATGCATCTGGGTGAACTGCTGCAGGAGGCCTCGGTGCAGCTGGAGAGTCCGCACGCGCTGGTGCGCTTCCTGGCGCAGCAGATTGCCCGGCCAAACAGCCAGGCCTCCAGCCAGCAGCTGCGTCTGGAAAGCGACCGCCATCTGGTGCAGATCATCACCATCCATAAATCAAAAGGGCTACAGTATCCGCTGGTCTGGCTGCCGTTTGCCGCCGGGTTCCGCGAGGCGGCCAGCGCGCTCTATCACGATCGTGACAACTTCACGGCGCTGCTCGATGTGCAGGGCGATGCGCAGAGCCTGGCGCTGGCCGAAGAGGAGCGTCTGGCAGAGGATCTGCGTCTGCTCTACGTGGCGCTGACCCGTTCCGTTTATCACTGTAGCGTTGGCATTGCACCGCTGATCAAAGGCACCCGTAAAAAAGAGGGCGAAAGCGATCTCCACAAGAGCGCACTGGGCTACCTGGTGCAGCAGGGGCAGGCGGCCGATGCGCAGCAGCTCAGCCAGCGACTTAATGCATTAACCGGTGAAGGGATTGCGCTGGTCGAAGAAGATCTGCTGCCGGGCGAAATGTGGCGGGACGCTGAGCAGGGTGATGAGGCGCTAAGCAGCCGCGACGTGACCCGCGCCCTGGCGGATGTCTGGCGGGTAACGAGCTACTCCGGGCTGCAACAGCATCACAGTTCGCCACTGCTGGATGCGCTCCCTAACTTCGATATCGATGCAGCGGGCGAAGAAGAAAATGGTGAAGAAGCGGCACTGACGCCGCATCACTTTCCTCGTGGTGCGGCACCCGGTACCTTCCTGCACGGTCTGTTTGAGTCGATCGACTTTACCGAACCGCCGGATCGCATCTGGCTGGAAGATCAGCTGCAGCACAATGGTTACCCGCTGAGCTGGTTACCGGTCATTGAACAGTGGATTGATCGGGTGTTACATACCCCGCTCAATGCGGAGGGGCTGACGCTGTCGGCAATCAAAAGCAGCGAACGGCTCATCGAGATGGAGTTTTATCTGCCGATCAACAATCTGCTGACGGCGGCGGATCTTGACGATCTGCTGCGTCGTCACGATACACTCTCTCAGCAGGCCGCTCCGCTGGATTTCCGCCAGGTGCGCGGCATGCTGAAGGGCTTTATCGATCTGGTCTTCCGCTGGCAGGGAAAATATTATCTGCTGGATTACAAATCGAACTGGCTGGGGGAAAGTCACGCCGCTTATACGCCCGAGGCGATGGCGCAGGCGATGATTGGCCACCGCTACGATCTGCAGTATCAGCTCTATACGCTGGCGCTGCATCGCTATCTGCAGCATCGCCTGCCGGACTACGACTATCAGCACCATTTTGGTGGGGTGTTTTATCTGTTTTTACGTGGGATGGATGGCAGCTCGCCGGACAACGGCATTTTTGCCACCCGACCTTCCGAAGCTTTTGTGGAAGAGATTGATGCGCTGTTTGGTGAAACCGGGGAGATGCTATGA
- the recD gene encoding exodeoxyribonuclease V subunit alpha, which produces MSDMLSLLLQAVEKRLLRPLDIQFARLVATESQPALLLAAACVSAEAGEGHVCLPLSNLCEDSLFAGRQPALAQAIWQAAGKPDDWPSHLADWSAVSDGSRVTPLVLSNQRLYLHRLWHSEGRVADFFAAQDVKTAFDMRAAGDVLNSLFGDQPENWQKIAAAVALTRKTAVISGGPGTGKTTTVAKLLAALIRLNPGALRIQLAAPTGKAAARLTESLGRALQDLAVSDEERRRFPAEATTLHRLLGAQPDTQRLRYHAGNPLHLDVLVVDEASMVDLSMMAKLIAALPAHARVVFLGDRDQLASVEAGAVLGDICRCTESGYSLARAEQLALLTGCTLQGSDDGQAPVVRDSICLLQKSYRFDASSGIGQLAKAINLGDAEQVRAVFAAAHDDVSYQTLNSAEAYQVMLDEVAQGYQPFLQLIRQQAEPAEVIAAFGRYQLLCALRDGPFGVQGLNQRIEQRLMQLQRIRRPGIGSRWYAGRPVMITRNDSALGLFNGDIGITLRDEEGNLKVFFPLPDGSIKAIQPSRLPSHETAWVMTVHKSQGSEFDHTALVMPTQFLPVLTRELVYTAITRARRQLTIYSEPGVFQRAVQLQTQRRSGLVERLGETG; this is translated from the coding sequence ATGAGTGACATGCTGAGCCTGCTGCTGCAGGCGGTTGAGAAGCGTCTCCTGCGGCCGCTGGATATTCAGTTTGCCCGTCTGGTGGCGACAGAATCACAACCTGCGCTGTTGCTTGCTGCTGCCTGCGTCAGCGCAGAGGCGGGAGAAGGGCACGTCTGTTTACCGCTGAGCAATCTCTGCGAAGACAGCCTGTTTGCCGGGCGTCAGCCTGCGCTGGCCCAGGCCATCTGGCAGGCAGCGGGCAAGCCGGATGACTGGCCATCACACCTGGCAGACTGGTCGGCGGTCAGTGATGGCAGCCGGGTGACGCCGCTGGTGCTGAGCAACCAGCGTTTGTATCTGCATCGGCTGTGGCACAGTGAAGGCCGGGTCGCCGACTTTTTTGCTGCGCAGGACGTGAAAACCGCGTTTGATATGCGTGCCGCAGGAGACGTGCTGAACAGTCTGTTTGGTGACCAGCCGGAGAACTGGCAGAAAATTGCTGCGGCCGTGGCGCTGACCCGCAAGACGGCGGTCATTTCCGGCGGGCCGGGCACCGGCAAAACCACCACCGTGGCAAAACTCCTCGCCGCCCTGATTCGCCTGAATCCCGGCGCGCTGCGGATTCAGCTGGCAGCACCGACAGGCAAAGCTGCTGCGCGACTGACCGAGTCGCTGGGCAGGGCGCTGCAGGATCTGGCGGTCAGCGACGAAGAGCGGCGGCGTTTTCCCGCCGAAGCCACTACGCTGCATCGCCTGCTGGGCGCACAGCCCGATACCCAGCGGTTACGCTACCATGCCGGTAACCCACTGCATCTTGATGTGCTGGTAGTCGATGAAGCATCGATGGTCGATCTCTCAATGATGGCAAAACTGATCGCCGCGCTGCCTGCCCATGCCCGCGTAGTGTTTCTGGGCGACCGCGATCAGCTCGCCTCCGTTGAAGCCGGTGCGGTGCTGGGCGACATCTGCCGCTGCACGGAAAGCGGCTACAGCCTGGCGCGGGCCGAACAGCTCGCCCTGCTGACCGGCTGTACGCTGCAGGGCAGTGACGATGGACAGGCACCGGTCGTGCGTGACAGCATCTGCCTGCTGCAGAAAAGTTATCGTTTTGACGCCTCATCCGGTATCGGCCAGTTGGCAAAAGCGATCAACCTTGGTGATGCAGAGCAGGTCAGGGCGGTGTTTGCTGCGGCCCATGACGATGTCAGTTATCAGACGCTGAACAGCGCGGAAGCGTATCAGGTGATGCTGGATGAGGTCGCACAAGGCTATCAGCCCTTCCTGCAGCTTATTCGCCAGCAGGCGGAGCCTGCTGAGGTGATTGCCGCCTTTGGCCGTTATCAGCTGCTGTGTGCGTTACGTGACGGGCCTTTTGGCGTGCAGGGTCTGAACCAGCGCATTGAGCAGCGACTGATGCAGCTGCAGCGCATCCGGCGTCCTGGTATCGGCAGCCGCTGGTATGCCGGGCGTCCGGTGATGATCACCCGCAATGACAGTGCGCTCGGCCTGTTTAACGGTGATATCGGCATTACGCTGCGGGATGAAGAGGGTAACCTGAAGGTCTTTTTCCCGCTGCCGGATGGGTCAATCAAGGCGATCCAGCCGAGCCGGTTACCTTCCCATGAAACGGCCTGGGTGATGACGGTGCATAAATCGCAGGGGTCGGAGTTCGACCACACTGCGCTGGTAATGCCGACGCAGTTTCTGCCGGTCCTGACCCGTGAACTGGTCTATACCGCGATTACCCGCGCACGTAGGCAACTGACCATTTACAGCGAACCGGGCGTATTTCAGCGCGCCGTGCAGCTGCAGACGCAGCGACGCAGCGGTCTGGTGGAACGACTGGGTGAAACCGGCTGA
- the argA gene encoding amino-acid N-acetyltransferase: MKERSTELVQGFRHTVPYINAHRGKTFVIMLGGEAIEHENFSGIVNDIGLLHSLGIRLVVVYGARPQIDASLAQQQLEPVYHKFTRVTDAQSLELVKQAAGRLQLDITARLSMSLNNTPLQGAHINVVSGNFIISQPLGVDDGVDYCHSGRIRRIDEEAIHRQLDNDAIVLMGPVAVSVTGESFNLTSEEVATQLAIKLKAEKMIGFCSEQGVLNSDGEIISELFPNDAQARIDEIEKEGDYLSGTVRFLRGAVKACRSGVRRSHLISYQEDGALLQELFSRDGIGTQIVMESAEQIRRANINDIGGILELIRPLEQQGILVRRSREQLEMEIDKFTIIQRDNLTIACAALYPFMDEKIGEMACVAVHPDYRSSSRGEMLLQRVALQAKQMGLQKLFVLTTRSIHWFQERGFTPVDIESLPESKKEMYNYQRRSKVLMADLT, encoded by the coding sequence GTGAAGGAACGTAGTACCGAACTGGTTCAGGGTTTTCGCCATACCGTTCCCTATATCAATGCCCACCGGGGTAAAACCTTTGTCATCATGCTGGGTGGCGAAGCGATTGAGCATGAGAACTTCTCTGGCATCGTTAACGACATCGGCCTGCTGCACAGCCTGGGCATCCGCCTGGTGGTGGTTTATGGCGCACGGCCGCAGATAGACGCCAGCCTGGCTCAGCAGCAGCTGGAACCGGTTTATCATAAATTTACCCGGGTGACCGATGCGCAATCGCTGGAATTAGTGAAGCAGGCTGCCGGCCGGTTGCAGCTCGATATCACTGCCCGCCTCTCAATGAGTCTTAACAATACCCCACTGCAGGGCGCGCATATCAATGTGGTCAGCGGCAACTTCATTATTTCACAGCCGCTGGGCGTGGATGATGGCGTGGACTACTGCCACAGCGGGCGCATCCGTCGTATTGATGAAGAGGCGATTCACCGCCAGCTGGATAACGATGCCATCGTGCTGATGGGACCGGTGGCGGTCTCTGTGACCGGCGAGAGCTTTAATCTGACTTCAGAAGAAGTGGCTACCCAACTGGCGATTAAGCTCAAAGCCGAAAAAATGATCGGCTTCTGCTCCGAGCAGGGTGTGCTGAACAGCGACGGTGAAATCATCTCCGAGCTTTTCCCGAACGATGCGCAGGCCCGCATTGACGAGATTGAAAAGGAAGGTGATTATCTTTCCGGGACAGTCCGCTTCCTGCGCGGTGCGGTGAAAGCCTGCCGCAGTGGCGTGCGCCGCAGCCATCTCATCAGCTATCAGGAAGATGGCGCGCTGTTGCAGGAGCTCTTCTCACGCGACGGTATCGGTACGCAGATTGTGATGGAGTCGGCCGAGCAGATCCGTCGTGCCAATATCAACGACATCGGCGGTATCCTCGAACTGATCCGTCCGCTGGAGCAGCAGGGCATTCTGGTGCGTCGCTCACGCGAGCAACTGGAGATGGAGATCGATAAGTTCACGATTATTCAGCGCGACAACCTGACCATCGCCTGTGCCGCCCTCTATCCGTTTATGGATGAGAAGATTGGCGAGATGGCCTGTGTGGCGGTTCATCCTGACTATCGCAGCTCCTCACGTGGAGAAATGCTGCTGCAGCGCGTGGCATTGCAGGCGAAGCAGATGGGACTGCAAAAGCTGTTTGTGTTAACCACGCGCAGCATCCACTGGTTCCAGGAGCGCGGCTTTACGCCGGTTGATATCGAGTCACTGCCCGAGAGTAAAAAAGAGATGTACAACTATCAGCGCCGTTCCAAGGTGCTGATGGCCGACCTCACCTGA
- the amiC gene encoding N-acetylmuramoyl-L-alanine amidase AmiC, with protein MSDGNSHFSRRRFLQGTGALLLLSVSRTGLAAKNHIVAVRIWPSSTYSRMTLESSVALKYKQFALSNPERLVIDIQGLHLNSALKGVDKQVRVDDPFIKNARVGQFDSNTVRVVLELKRNVAPKIFNLAPVAGINHRLVVDLYPTQNHVEDDPLLALLKDYNQGDLDKDEGVQAPLPGKAGRDRPIIIMIDPGHGGEDPGAHGKYKTREKDIVLKIGRRLKALIDKEPHMKAYMTRNEDVFIPLRVRVAKARKQRADLFVSIHADAFTSRAARGSSVFALSTSGATSAAARFLAQTQNESDLIGGVSKSGDRYLDHTMFDMVQRQTIHDSLKFGKEVLHRMGHINHLHKRTVDQAGFAVLKAPDIPSILVETAFISNVEEERKLRTTRYQHQVAEAILNGIKAYVESGAALAHR; from the coding sequence ATGTCAGACGGTAATTCCCATTTTTCACGCAGACGTTTTTTACAGGGGACAGGCGCCTTACTGCTGTTGAGCGTCAGCCGCACAGGCCTGGCGGCAAAAAACCACATTGTGGCGGTGCGTATCTGGCCCTCATCCACCTATTCGCGTATGACGCTGGAGTCCAGTGTCGCGCTGAAATACAAGCAGTTTGCGCTGAGTAATCCCGAACGACTGGTAATAGATATTCAGGGCCTGCATCTTAATTCGGCCCTGAAAGGGGTAGATAAGCAGGTACGGGTCGACGATCCCTTTATCAAAAATGCCCGGGTCGGCCAGTTCGACAGCAACACGGTGCGCGTCGTTCTGGAACTGAAGCGCAACGTCGCACCGAAGATCTTTAATCTGGCACCGGTCGCCGGGATCAATCACCGGCTGGTGGTCGATCTCTATCCGACCCAGAACCATGTGGAAGACGATCCGCTTCTGGCTCTGCTGAAAGATTATAATCAGGGCGATCTGGACAAGGATGAAGGGGTGCAGGCGCCGTTACCCGGCAAAGCGGGACGCGATCGTCCGATTATCATCATGATCGATCCCGGTCACGGTGGAGAAGATCCTGGCGCGCACGGCAAATATAAGACCCGCGAGAAAGATATTGTGCTGAAGATCGGACGGCGGCTCAAAGCGCTGATCGATAAAGAGCCCCACATGAAAGCCTATATGACGCGCAATGAAGATGTCTTTATTCCGCTGCGCGTCCGGGTCGCCAAAGCCCGCAAACAGCGCGCCGATCTCTTTGTGTCTATTCATGCGGATGCGTTTACCAGTCGGGCAGCACGCGGCTCTTCGGTGTTTGCCTTATCCACCAGTGGTGCCACTTCAGCCGCCGCCCGTTTCCTGGCGCAGACCCAGAATGAATCAGACCTGATTGGCGGCGTCAGCAAAAGCGGCGACCGCTATCTTGATCACACCATGTTCGACATGGTGCAGCGGCAGACGATTCATGACAGCCTGAAGTTTGGTAAAGAGGTGCTGCATCGTATGGGGCACATCAACCATCTGCACAAACGCACCGTGGATCAGGCTGGCTTTGCGGTGCTGAAAGCCCCGGATATCCCGTCAATCCTGGTAGAGACCGCGTTCATCAGTAATGTGGAAGAGGAGCGGAAGCTGCGAACTACCCGCTATCAGCATCAGGTGGCAGAGGCGATTCTGAACGGTATCAAAGCGTATGTTGAGAGTGGGGCGGCACTGGCCCATCGGTAA
- the mltA gene encoding murein transglycosylase A, giving the protein MKSHWVKYALTGALITLLAACSSKPTDRGQQYKDGKLEQPLALVNQPNAKGAPVNGKDFGDQVRQIQSASSALYSRQNGTYSAIESWLMAGADTRQLRQYGLNAWQMEGTDNYGNVQFTGYYTPVVEARYTRQGEFQYPIYRMPPRKRGEKLPSRASIYSGGLDDRYVIAYSNSLIDNFMMDVQGSGYVDFGDGRPMTFFGYAGKNGWGYHSIGKELIDRGEVKREDMSMQAIRQWAQEHSPQEVRALLETNPSFVFFKAEPFTPVRGASAVPLVAKASVASDRSIIPAGTVLLAEVPQLNEKGKFNGKYEMRLMVALDVGGAIKGQHFDIYQGIGPDAAHLAGFYNHYGRVWVIKAAPGAGQPLFSSPQNGNNGSLLLGSN; this is encoded by the coding sequence ATGAAATCACATTGGGTGAAGTATGCACTTACTGGCGCGTTAATCACGCTGCTGGCGGCCTGTAGCTCTAAACCGACCGATCGCGGTCAGCAATATAAAGATGGCAAACTGGAACAGCCGCTGGCGCTGGTGAATCAGCCCAATGCTAAAGGCGCGCCGGTTAATGGCAAAGACTTTGGCGATCAGGTGCGCCAGATTCAGTCCGCCTCATCCGCTCTTTATAGTCGTCAGAACGGCACCTACAGCGCCATTGAAAGCTGGCTGATGGCGGGTGCTGATACCCGGCAGCTTCGCCAGTATGGCCTGAATGCCTGGCAGATGGAGGGCACGGATAACTACGGTAACGTGCAGTTCACCGGTTACTACACGCCGGTCGTGGAAGCGCGCTACACCCGTCAGGGCGAATTCCAGTATCCGATCTACCGTATGCCGCCGCGCAAACGCGGAGAGAAATTACCGAGCCGCGCCTCTATCTATAGTGGCGGACTTGATGACCGTTACGTCATTGCCTACAGCAACTCGCTGATTGATAACTTCATGATGGATGTGCAGGGCAGTGGTTACGTCGACTTTGGCGATGGCCGCCCGATGACCTTCTTTGGTTACGCCGGTAAAAATGGCTGGGGCTACCACAGCATCGGTAAAGAGCTGATCGACCGTGGTGAAGTGAAGCGCGAAGATATGTCGATGCAGGCGATTCGCCAGTGGGCGCAGGAGCACTCACCGCAGGAAGTGCGTGCGCTGCTGGAAACCAACCCGTCATTCGTCTTCTTTAAGGCTGAGCCGTTTACGCCGGTGCGCGGTGCCAGCGCCGTTCCGCTGGTAGCGAAAGCCTCGGTGGCTTCTGACCGCTCAATTATTCCGGCGGGCACGGTGCTGCTGGCAGAAGTGCCGCAGTTGAATGAGAAGGGCAAATTCAACGGCAAATATGAGATGCGCCTGATGGTGGCGCTCGATGTGGGTGGCGCGATTAAGGGACAACACTTTGATATCTATCAGGGTATCGGCCCGGATGCCGCGCATCTGGCGGGCTTCTATAATCACTATGGACGCGTTTGGGTGATCAAAGCCGCACCGGGTGCCGGACAGCCGCTGTTCTCCAGCCCGCAAAACGGTAATAATGGTTCACTGCTTCTCGGCTCTAACTAA
- the tcdA gene encoding tRNA cyclic N6-threonylcarbamoyladenosine(37) synthase TcdA, whose protein sequence is MKVLNDAWHQRFGGTARLYGQDALQRFADAHFCVIGIGGVGSWAAEALVRTGIGKITLIDMDDVCITNTNRQLHALQGNVGKAKTEVMAERLRAINPDCDVICIDDFITPENTAELMAAGFDYVIDAIDSVRPKAALIAWCRRNKIPLITTGGAGGQIDPTQIQVADLAKTIQDPLAAKLRERLKSLGVVKSSKGKLGIDCVFSTEALVYPQADGSVCASRSTAEGPKRMDCTSGFGAATMVTATFGFVAVSHALKKFLACAARQDAVSA, encoded by the coding sequence ATGAAAGTGTTAAATGACGCCTGGCATCAGCGCTTTGGCGGCACAGCGCGTCTCTATGGCCAGGATGCGCTGCAACGTTTTGCTGACGCGCACTTCTGCGTCATCGGTATCGGCGGCGTGGGTTCCTGGGCAGCGGAAGCGCTGGTGCGCACCGGCATTGGTAAAATCACCCTGATAGATATGGATGACGTCTGCATTACCAACACCAACCGACAGCTTCATGCGCTGCAGGGCAACGTGGGCAAAGCCAAAACGGAGGTGATGGCGGAGCGGCTAAGGGCGATCAATCCGGACTGCGACGTAATCTGCATTGATGACTTTATTACGCCCGAGAACACCGCCGAACTGATGGCCGCCGGTTTTGACTATGTGATCGACGCGATCGACAGCGTACGTCCTAAAGCGGCGCTGATCGCCTGGTGTCGCCGGAATAAGATCCCGCTGATCACCACCGGTGGCGCGGGCGGACAGATTGATCCGACCCAGATCCAGGTCGCCGATCTGGCGAAAACCATTCAGGATCCGCTGGCGGCGAAGCTGCGCGAGCGCCTGAAAAGCCTGGGCGTGGTGAAAAGCAGCAAGGGCAAACTTGGCATCGACTGCGTTTTTTCTACCGAAGCGCTGGTCTATCCGCAGGCCGACGGCAGCGTTTGTGCTTCACGCAGCACCGCAGAGGGGCCGAAGAGAATGGATTGCACATCCGGCTTTGGCGCGGCCACCATGGTGACCGCGACGTTCGGCTTTGTGGCTGTTTCGCATGCGCTGAAGAAGTTTCTGGCATGCGCCGCCCGTCAGGATGCGGTCAGCGCCTGA
- the csdE gene encoding cysteine desulfurase sulfur acceptor subunit CsdE translates to MRSSRLAPHPFGEQITVASLKESFGRFHQWEDRYRQLIQLSRQLPALPEELKTAEIELSGCENRVWLGSQLCEDGSLHFYGDSEGRIVRGLLAVLLTAVEGQTPQQLLATDPLTLFDELGLRAQLSASRGSGLQALATAVEHAARQALTAS, encoded by the coding sequence ATGCGTTCATCGCGGTTAGCGCCACACCCGTTTGGCGAACAGATTACCGTTGCCAGTCTGAAAGAGAGCTTTGGCCGTTTTCATCAGTGGGAGGATCGCTATCGTCAGCTGATCCAGCTGAGCCGCCAGTTACCTGCCTTGCCGGAGGAACTGAAAACAGCGGAAATTGAACTGAGCGGGTGTGAAAACCGGGTCTGGCTGGGCAGCCAGCTGTGTGAGGATGGCTCACTGCACTTCTATGGTGACAGTGAAGGACGGATCGTGCGCGGCCTGCTGGCCGTGCTGCTGACCGCCGTTGAGGGCCAGACGCCGCAGCAATTACTGGCCACCGATCCCTTAACCCTGTTTGATGAACTGGGGCTGCGTGCCCAGCTCAGCGCCTCACGCGGCAGCGGCCTGCAGGCGCTGGCCACCGCAGTTGAGCACGCCGCGCGTCAGGCGCTGACCGCATCCTGA